In Cryptomeria japonica chromosome 1, Sugi_1.0, whole genome shotgun sequence, the sequence GCGGCGAGCGAAATGGGATCAGCCTAAACCGTTTAAACGGGGTTGTGGGAGAGCAATCTAAGCGTCATGCTGCTAGGCGAAGCAGTGGGTGGAATACCGCACCCTAGATGGTGAGAGTCCAGTAGCCGAAAGCATCGTGACAGCTTACGCTCTAACCCGAGTAGCATGGGGCACGTGGAATCCCTTGTGAATCAGCAAGGACCACCTTGTAAGGCTAAATACTCCTGGGTGACCGATAGCGAAATAGTACCGTGAGGGAAAGGTGAAAAGAACCCCCAGCGGGGATTGAAATAGAATATGAAACCGTGACGCTCTCAAGAAGTGGGAGGAGATCCGATCGCCTGCCTGTTTCTCATCTCAAGCAGTGGGAGGAGATCTGACCGCGTGCCTGTTGAAGAATGAGCCGGCGACTTATAAGTAGTGGCTTGGTTAAGGGAACCCACCGGAACCGTAGCGAGAGCGAGTCTTCATAGGGCAATTGAATTGTCACTGCTTATGGACCCGAACCTGGGTGATCTATCCATGACCAGGATGAAGCTTAGGTGAAGCTAAGTAGAGGTCCGAACCGACTGATGTTGAAAAATCAGCGGATGAGTTGTGGTTAGGGGTGAAATGCCACTCGAACCCAGAGCTAGCTGGTTCTCCCCGAAATGCGTTGAGGCGCAGCGGTTGACTGGATCTTCTAGGGGTAAAGCACTGTTTCGGTGCGGGCTGCGTGAGCGGTACCAAATGGAGACAAACTCTGAATACTAGAGATAAACAAGGGTCAGCCAGTGAGACGATGGGGGATAAGCTTCCCgtaaaaataaatcaatattaGCTGTGGCTCACATCCACAAATAACATTCAAAATAATATGAATTTGAATCAATTTGGATCTTTATTTCACAAAATTATCTATATGTTGATATTTTCAATTACTGGAATTTCAACTTATTATTTTCTGACCAAAGTGGTTGGACCCAAGTCTTCTAAATTTTTCTGACGCCGTAGAGGTCGGGTAACCAATTCAAGTACATCTCTTGCATTGGCAAACCCATGAATCTGAGCAAAAGTAAATTCAACTGACCATTTAGTACTAATTCCTCTTGCTTCTAGCGGGTTAGCATGAGCCATTCCCGTGATAGCTAAATCGGGTTGTAATTCGCGTATACGTCGTATTTGATTTGAATTATCTGGTTTCTCCACAATTCGTGGTATTGGTACGCGCATTTTCATACATGTATCTTGTAAAAGTGATAATTCAGCAGCTTGATATCGTTTATCCATATATGGAATGCCAATTTCATGAACAATCATTCCACATCTTATTAAGAATCTTGCTAGAGATACTTCTAGCAGATTATCTCCCATGAAAAAGACAGACTTATCACGTACCAAATCAAGATAATCCTTTAAACTTTCCCATATCCGTTCCTCCCTTTCCTCCAAACCTTGGGGTTCAATACCAAATATAGGACAAATCTTTTCAATCCAAGCACGCGTTCCGTCTGGACCGATAGGAAAAGGAGCTTCAATTAATTGACATTTTTCGCGTCTTATCAAAGTTGTAGCTGTCCGGCTCAAAAATGGGTTAACACCACAAACATAAACTCCATCACCCAATGATGGAAGATCGGTGTATTTTTGAGCAGGTAACCAACCTGATACCTTGATGGATTGACGTTTTAATTCTAGATTTAGTTGAGAAGCCACATTGGACGGCAAAGATCCGAAAAGAACTAAGGAGGGGTGATTTGCATATTCAACCAATTCCTCTTTTTTTCTAGAATGAGAAATGAAAAAATTTTGTATAGTTTCTTTTCGTTCACGAACAGAGAATTCCGGTTCTGGACAACGATGTGCCATCGCAGCTAACACAGTATCTTCTCCTTGAGTAAAAGCATAATCGAGTCCATTCGCTCTTGCCACTAGAATTGGGATTCCAATTTCCCATTCTAGCTTGGGTGCCATACCTTCCAAATCCATTTTGATTATCTCTGTAGTACAAGTACCTATCCATATGATCACGCTGGGGTCTCTATCTTTTTTTATTCGAATACAAAGTTTTTTTAATCCTTCATAATCATTCAATTGAGCCGAGATATCTCCTTCTTCCAATTCTGCCATTGCATAGCGAGGTTCTGCAAAAATCATTACTCCAAGTGCATTTTGCAGAAAATAACCGCATGTCTTTGTACCCACAACTAAAAAGAAACTATCTTCAATCTTTTGATATAACCAAGATACACAGCTAATTGGACAAAAAGTATGATAATTACCTGTCTCACATTCGACAGTGagagtttcatcaattttcactGACATAAATGACTATAACTATGTTGATTAAATCGTCGTAAATCCAAGTAAATTTTCCTTATTATTTTTATGTTTCCCCTCATCAATAGGATTGAGATAAAGGTCAGAGAGCAAACTGAATAATTCCCGATCTGGAATCTCCTTTGGCACAATACCTTCTGGTTGGGACAATATTTGATCCGCTATGTCTAAATAATATTCACATACATAGTTAAGTGATGGTTCGGATCCAACCATTTCAAATAAGGTTTTGCCCTTGACTCTCGAAACTCGAATATCTTCAATAAGAGGTAACACTTCTATTACGGGCATTGGACAGGCTTCTACATATTTATTGATAAGATCTCTTTTAGATGTACGATTTCCAACCAAACCTGCTAATCGCAGTGGATGTGTACGAGCTTTTTCCCTGATAGAAGCAGTAATACGATTAGCTGCAAATAATGCATCAAATCCATTATCTGTAATAATGACACAATAATCTGCATAATTCAACGGAGCAGCAAAACCTCCACAAACCACGTCGCCCAATACATCaaataatattatatcatattCGTAAAATGCATTTAATTCTTTTAACAATTTCACAGTCTCTCCTACCACATATCCCCCGCATCCGGCTCCTGCAGGCGGCCCCCCAGCTTCCACACAATCTACCCCTCCATAACCTTTATGAATGACATCTTCGGACCAAATATCTTCATAATGATAATCTTTGGACTGCAAAGTATCTATAATTGTAggtatcaaaaatcctgtcagagTAAAAGTACTATCATGTTTGGGATCACATCCAATCTGTAACACTTTTTCACCACGTCTAGCTAGGGCAATTGAAATATTACAACTAGTGGTTGATTTACCAATTCCGCCTTTTCCATAAACTGCTattttcatcttttcatctccttttatttcttttttatcttccGAACTTGTGATTCGTTTGATCTAATTTTGAGTTGAACTTTgccttatttatattatataattgtaGCATGTTACAATTGTTtgacattgtttttttttttagccCCCTCACATCTTAAACCTCATTCTCTCCTGAGTAAATGGAGGAAGCCAAGCAAAAGACCCTTCCTCCATTCCCAGATCAATGCAATTTTATTCATTAATTTGAAGCGGATGGAACTCCCCGCTAATTAAGACTTAGTTCTCTTTATtcaaataatagaataaaaaaacCAATTGACTGCATGGCAAATGATAAGAGGAGAAGATAGGTTTGGGATTCGATTTGGTTACTGCCTCCAAATGAATGCTTTTGTTATGTTATATGTGATGTCGTGTATGGTTATTTCAATGAATCAATGCAAAACCAAggaaatagttttggaaagatccCAATCCTCCCATCGATTCagtttgttcttttttcaaatatCTCTATTTTATTATTAGATTTTGTTATATGTATATAGCAACATACATACATAACATTtggtatatgtatatacatatacacataacaTAATGTATCGTCAATCACTCATCATTTGATTCATGATAGAAAATCACAATGAATTGAATCCGGTCGATTTTTTTTACCGGGCGAACGACGGGGATCGAACCCGCGCGTGGTGGATTCACAATCCACTGCCTTAGAACCACTTGGCTACGTCCGCCCCAAACTAATTGACAGTCTCTGTCTACGGTCATTCCATTTCAAGAAGAATGGTTCTAAGCCCCGAAAATGAACTAATAATGAAACTATTATATTATTAGTTAGTTATGAACTCTTCAGTTCTGTTGGCAAGCTCTGACCGGACATCAAAGTGATGCATTGCAAGATAAATAACCTTCAATACAACTCTCGAGCAAGTTCGTtacatttctttatttgtttgttGAAAACAATAGTTTTTGGTATCCAATTTAAGATCTGAGCCgatacttattattattattaatatgcaTCCATGGCTGAATGGTTAAAGCACCCAACTCATAATTGGGAAGTCGCGGGTTCAATTCCTGCTGGATGCACAATAAAAGTTATTGTGCTCTGCTCGCAATAACTTTTAGTTTTATGACGGAAAAATTAGACGGAAAAAAGCAGTACCAAACCTTTCAGTTTTGGTACTGCTTTCTTTTTTGCTTTTCAAGGATTGAAAGACACTAACAATTCATCGGATTGAGTAATTAGCCGTCTATAGAATTAGCTTCAACAGCAGCTAGATCCAGAGGGAAGTTGTGAGCGTTACGCTCGTGCATCACTTCCATACCAAGGTTAGCACGATTAATGATATCGGCCCAAGTGTTAATTACACGACCTTGACTGTCAACAACAGATTGGTTGAAATTGAATCCATTTAAGTTGAAAGCCATAGTGCTGATGCCCAAAGCAGTAAACCAGATACCTACTACTGGCCAAGCAGCTAAAAAGAAATGTAGAGAACGGGAGTTGTTGAAACTAGCATATTGGAAGATCAATCGGCCGAAATAACCGTGAGCAGCTACAATATTGTAGGTTTCTTCTTCCTGACCAAATTTGTAACCTGCATTAGCAGACTCATTTTCGGTAGTTTCCCTGATCAAACTCGAAGTTACCAAGGAACCATGCATAGCACTAAATAGAGAGCCGCCGAATACGCCAGCTACACCTAACATGTGAAATGGATGCATAAGAATATTGTGTTCAGCCTGGAATACGATCATGAAATTGAAAGTACCAGAGATTCCTAGAGGCATACCATCAGAGAAACTTCCTTGACCAATAGGGTAAATCAAGAAAACAGCAGTAGCTGCTGCTACTGGAGCTGAATATGCAACAGCAATCCAAGGACGCATACCTAGACGGAAGCTAAGCTCCCACTCACGACCCATATAGCAAGCTACACCAAGTAGGAAGTGTAGAACGATTAGCTCATAGGGACCACCGTTGTATAGCCATTCATCAACAGAAGCTGCTTCCCAGATGGGATAGAAATGCAGACCAATGGCTGCAGAGGTAGGAATAATAGCACCGGAAATAATATTGTTTCCATAAAGAAGAGAACCGGAAACAGGTTCACGAATACCATCAATATCTACTGGAGGAGCTGCAATGAAAGCGATAATGAATACAGAGGTTGCAGTCAATAGGGTAGGAATCATTAAGACACCGAACCATCCAATGTAAAGACGGTTTTCAGTGCTAGTGATCCAATCGCAAAAACGATTCCATAGGCTTGCGCTTTCGCGTCTTTCTAAAATTGCGGTCATGGTTATAACTTggtttatttaatcattagaagcTCCCAAGCATACACATAAGGCTTGTTATTCAACAGTATAATATGAGACATATCTGTATGTCAACCAATATTTATTTTGACATCTTTATGAATACTATAGAAATTCATGGTATCTTCCTCCATAAACTATATGCACATATATTGAAATACTTTTGAATAGTATAATATCTGTAGGTATTAATACCGGTATTAATGCGCTCTATGAGCATTCCTTCTTTCTTTATGATTCAAGGTAATATAATAATAGTATTTATTACCTTGAAGTTAAATGTTATTGGAGAAAACTGGGTAAGAAAGACCTTATCATTTCTCAGATGATTCCCGAATAGTGGGATGCCGCCTCTCTTGCTTATTAAGAGCAATGAATAACATGAATTGGATTGGATGATAAGTAAAAATACCTTTAGGTACTAGATTCTAGTACTCTGGGTTGCCCGGGACTTGAACCCGGAGCTCATCGGATGGAGTGGATTATCCGCTCTTTCTTTTTATAAGAGCAAGAAATCTCTCCCCAAACCGTGCTTGCAATTTTCATTGCACACGGCTTTCTCCATGTAGTAATTTACTAATCATTTGGTGGGATTCCCGGGTGGAAAAGAGCTATAGGATCATAAATTGATCTTGGCAATTGCTCAATAAGCATTTCATTGGTCAAATCAGTTTTCTATTTGTTTATTCTGCATCTTTTGCCAGAAATTAGCCAGGGGATTTATCTGGCTAATTTCTGAATTCCAAATTCGTTCTCTCTGTGAACGAGTTTTTGAAAAGGACGAAGAAAtgaatttttcttttgaaaatgatTTTGTAAAGAGTTCCGAACCTAATTGTTCCCGAACTACACGTATCGTACTTTTATGTTTACAGGCCAAAGTTTTAGCACACGAAAGTAGAAGTATATATTTTATATGATATAAACCCTCTTGATTGATTGATCCACTGTAGTAATGAAAAAGATTTATCCAAATTCGATCGAATCGATCGAGGATATCATCATCTGATAGACTGGTCCAAGACAATTTACTAATTGGCCACCCTGAGATGTCACAAAACTTTTCTTTAGCCAAAAAGAAAAGAATTGCTCTAATCGGAGCTATTGGGTTTAATTCATTGGTAATGAGATCGGTAATGAATAAATCGTCTAGCATTTTGACCCTAACCACGAGAGGTTTCATTTTAACATGCAGAAAATAacctaaaaaagaaaaagaagtcttGGATAATTGAAGACTGCATATCCTATACGGTTGAAACCAAAGATGAAAATAGTATTGCCAAAAATGAAACAGATGATATCTACATTTTTTCACTTGAAGGTGCGTACCCTTTAGAGCCATAAGGGATCTTTCTCCATATCTCACATAATGGATGAAAGAATCCTTCAACAACCAGATAATTAGCAATAGAATCTCTAGATAATTACGGAGCATTTGTGCTTTTTTAGGTTTTTTGCTAGTATTAGCAATTGGAATcatcctttttttatttatttttttatgagaACCAATCCTTTTATTCTTGGGGTTTCCGCACTTGTAGAAAAGAAGGCAGGACGTATTGATCAGATAATCGGCCCAGTACTCGACGTATCTTTCCCTCCAGGTAATATGCCTAGAATTTACAATTCCTTGATAGTTAAGGATAACGATACAACTGGTCAGCCAATAAGTGTGACTTGTGAGGTACAACAATTATTAGGAAATAATAAGGTTAGAGCTGTAGCTATGAGTGCTACAGACGGTTTGATGAGAGGAATGAAAGTAATTGATACAGGAGGTCCACTTAGTGTTCCAGTTGGTGAAACTACTCTTGGAAGAATTTTTAATGTTCTTGGGGAACCTGTTGATGACTTAGGTCCTGTAGATGCTCTCACAAGATCTCCTATTCATAGATCTGCTCCCGCCTTTACACAATTGGATACCAGATTTTCAATCTTTGAAACAGGCATTAAAGTAGTGGATCTTTTAGCTCCTTACCGCCGTGGGGGAAAAATTGGATTATTTGGGGGAGCTGGAGTGGGTAAAACAGTGTTAATTATGGAATTAATCAACAACATTGCTAAGGCTCATGGAGGTGTTTCGGTATTTGGCGGAGTAGGAGAACGTACCCGTGAAGGGAATGATCTTTACAAGGAAATGAAAGAATCGGGAGTCATTAATGAACAAAATATATCAGAATCAAAAGTAGCTTTGGTCTATGGTCAGATGAATGAACCGCCAGGAGCTCGTATGAGAGTAGGTTTAACTGCTTTAACTATGGCTGAATATTTCCGAGACGTAAATAAACAAGATGTACTCCTATTTATTGACAATATCTTCCGCTTTGTCCAAGCAGGATCAGAGGTATCCGCATTATTAGGCAGAATGCCTTCCGCAGTGGGTTATCAGCCAACTCTTAGCACGGAAATGGGTTCTTTACAAGAAAGAATAACTTCTACCAAAGAAGGATCTATAACCTCCATTCAAGCAGTTTATGTACCTGCAGATGACTTGACTGATCCCGCTCCTGCTACAACATTTGCACATTTAGATGCTACTACTGTACTATCGAGAGGATTAGCTGCCAAGGGGATCTATCCAGCAGTAGATCCGTTAGATTCCACGTCAACTATGCTCCAACCTTCGATCGTAGGCGAAGAACATTATGAAACTGCGCAAGGAGTTAAACAAACTTTGCAACGTTATAAGGAACTTCAAGATATTATAGCTATTCTTGGATTAGACGAATTATCAGAAGACGATCGTTTAATCGTGGCAAGAGCAAGAAAAATTGAACGGTTTTTGTCACAACCCTTTTTTGTAGCAGAGGTATTCACTGGTTCCCCCGGTAAATATGTTAGTCTAATAGAGACAATTAGAGGTTTTCAAATGATCCTTTCCGGAGAATTAGATGTTCTACCCGAACAGTCTTTTTATTTGGTGGGTAACATTGATGAAGCTACCGCAAAGGCTATgaacttaaaagaaatttaaagAAACAAAATGAACCTAAACCTTCGTGTAGTCACTCCCAATCGAGTTGTTTGGGATTCAGAAGTTCAAGAAATAATATTAGCTACTAATAATGGTCAAAtgggtgtattaccaaaccatactgCACTTGTAACAGCTTTGGATATAGGAGTCATGAAGATACGACTCAATGCTCAGTGGTCCACTATGGCTTTGATGGGTGGTTTTGCCACGATAGACAATAATGAAATCACATTATTGGTAAATAATGCAGAAAGAGGTATTGATATTGATCTTCAAGAGGCTCAGGAAAGTTTTAGACTAGCTGCAGCTGATCGTGCGCGAGCTGAAGGCAAGAGACAAGCAATCGAGGCTGATGTGGCTCTCAAAAGAGCTAGAACACGACTAGAGGCTGCTGATGCTCTTTTGTTCAGATAAAGAAATATTAATTTATGAAATTGGAAGTAAATGGATAACGATCATAAAGAAGTCTTCAATTTGCCTGAGCCAATAACTGGGCACATTTTCACCTATGCCCATACGGTCTGCTATTgcaatttttttctcattttctttttcGCCTAAAATGAagaaatctatattttttttttctatataaaaTGAGAATTGCGGAAAGGTCCTCAGGTCAATCGAAATAAGAAATTGGGTTGCGTCATACATACATAACATGATACAATATCACTTGAAAGAAAAGCCTTTTTGACAATAAAGGCTACAAAATGAGTATTTTGTATTACAAAAAATTTTGTAATACAAAAGTGATTCTTTACGTTCGACACCCAGGTCGAGTAGACCTCGTTCTTGTAAGAGCTATTAACCAATAAATCATAGGGAGGGACTTATTTATGTCACCAAAAACAGAGACTAAAGCAAGTGTCGGATTCAAAGCTGGTGTTAAAGATTACAGATTAACTTATTATACTCcggaatatcagaccaaagatacTGATATCTTAGCAGCATTCCGAGTCACTCCTCAACCTGGAGTACCCCCCGAAGAAGCGGGAGCAGCAGTAGCCGCCGAATCTTCCACTGGTACGTGGACGACTGTTTGGACCGATGGACTTACCAGTCTTGATCGTTACAAGGGGCGATGCTATGATATTGAACCCGTTCCTGGAGAGGAAAGTCAATTTATTGCCTATGTGGCTTACCCTTTAGATCTTTTTGAAGAAGGTTCTGTTACTAACCTGTTCACTTCTATTGTAGGTAATGTATTTGGATTCAAAGCCTTACGGGCTCTACGTCTGGAAGATTTACGGATTCCTCCTGCTTATTCAAAAACTTTCCAAGGCCCACCACATGGTATTCAAGTAGAAAGagataaattaaacaaatatggtcGTCCTTTGTTGGGATGTACTATAAAACCAAAATTGGGTCTATCTGCCAAGAATTATGGTAGAGCGGTTTATGAATGTCTCCGTGGTGGACTTGATTTTACCAAGGATGATGAAAACGTGAATTCCCAACCATTTATGCGCTGGAGAGATCGTTTCTGCTTTTGTGCAGAAGCACTTTATAAAGCTCAGGCTGAGACGGGTGAGATTAAGGGACATTACCTGAATGCTACTGCAGGTACatgtgaagaaatgatgaaaagagcaGTATTCGCCAGAGAATTGGGAGTTCCTATAGTCATGCATGACTATCTGACTGGAGGTTTTACGGCAAATACTTCGTTGGCTCATTATTGCCGAGATAACGGCCTACTTCTTCACATTCACCGCGCAATGCATGCAGTTATTGACAGACAAAGAAATCATGGTATGCACTTCCGTGTACTGGCTAAAGCACTACGTATGTCTGGTGGAGATCATATTCACGCTGGTACTGTAGTAGGTAAACTTGAAGGAGAACGGGAAGTGACTTTGGGTTTTGTTGATCTATTGCGTGATGATTTTATTGAAAAAGACCGAAGTCGTGGTATTTATTTCACTCAAGATTGGGTCTCTATGCCGGGTGTTCTGCCTGTAGCTTCAGGAGGTATTCACGTTTGGCATATGCCTGCTCTGACCGAGATCTTTGGGGATGATTCCGTATTACAGTTCGGTGGAGGGACTTTGGGGCACCCTTGGGGAAATGCACCTGGTGCAGTGGCTAATCGGGTCGCTTTAGAAGCTTGTGTACAAGCTCGTAATGAAGGACGTGATCTTGCGCGTGAAGGTAATCAAGTGATCCGCGAAGCTACTAAATGGAGCCCTGAACTAGCTGCCGCTTGTGAAGTATGGAAagaaatcaaatttgaatttgataCGATTGATCGCTTGTAATCGAGTGACTTTCGTCTGTTTGGTCCCTTAATCAAATCGAACTCGGCCCAATCTTTTCTTTTAAGATTGAGCCGAATACCGAATGGATGGGAATAGATAATTCGGCTAGAGGAAAGAAATTTACCTCTTACCTACTAATAGAGAAATATATTTTCTGGATTATTCGACCGGGTCGGTGGATCACTAGATCCAGGCCCAGGGAGCAAGGGCCTTCAATCTCTTCTAGCCACGCGCTCAAAGGAggttcaaaatttgttatctttaacAAATTAAATCCCGCTCAAATCTCTTCTAATCTATATCTATATAAAAGCTCATTTTGAATCGGCTTTGTCCGGAgctttagtaaaaaaaaaaaaaaaaactacaatagCGTATTATGTAAAAATGtaaaaatagatattttattaaGTCAATTGTTCATTATTTTTCATGAATCATCGTGAATTCGTTGGACAGATCAGAAAGAACCTGATGGAgacttccttttcttttttttttttatcagaaGCGGAATTTGATTCAAGGAATCAAATGTATAATGaaataccattatatatatatatatataatagtacgCTATTTGAACAAATAAATGAATTACGACGATAAGATCGAATTAATTCCCGATTAAGTCGAGTGAGTCAGATGGATcaatttatt encodes:
- the LOC131875454 gene encoding light-independent protochlorophyllide reductase subunit N; its protein translation is MSVKIDETLTVECETGNYHTFCPISCVSWLYQKIEDSFFLVVGTKTCGYFLQNALGVMIFAEPRYAMAELEEGDISAQLNDYEGLKKLCIRIKKDRDPSVIIWIGTCTTEIIKMDLEGMAPKLEWEIGIPILVARANGLDYAFTQGEDTVLAAMAHRCPEPEFSVRERKETIQNFFISHSRKKEELVEYANHPSLVLFGSLPSNVASQLNLELKRQSIKVSGWLPAQKYTDLPSLGDGVYVCGVNPFLSRTATTLIRREKCQLIEAPFPIGPDGTRAWIEKICPIFGIEPQGLEEREERIWESLKDYLDLVRDKSVFFMGDNLLEVSLARFLIRCGMIVHEIGIPYMDKRYQAAELSLLQDTCMKMRVPIPRIVEKPDNSNQIRRIRELQPDLAITGMAHANPLEARGISTKWSVEFTFAQIHGFANARDVLELVTRPLRRQKNLEDLGPTTLVRK
- the LOC131875459 gene encoding light-independent protochlorophyllide reductase iron-sulfur ATP-binding protein-like — its product is MKIAVYGKGGIGKSTTSCNISIALARRGEKVLQIGCDPKHDSTFTLTGFLIPTIIDTLQSKDYHYEDIWSEDVIHKGYGGVDCVEAGGPPAGAGCGGYVVGETVKLLKELNAFYEYDIILFDVLGDVVCGGFAAPLNYADYCVIITDNGFDALFAANRITASIREKARTHPLRLAGLVGNRTSKRDLINKYVEACPMPVIEVLPLIEDIRVSRVKGKTLFEMVGSEPSLNYVCEYYLDIADQILSQPEGIVPKEIPDRELFSLLSDLYLNPIDEGKHKNNKENLLGFTTI
- the LOC131875455 gene encoding photosystem II protein D1 — translated: MTAILERRESASLWNRFCDWITSTENRLYIGWFGVLMIPTLLTATSVFIIAFIAAPPVDIDGIREPVSGSLLYGNNIISGAIIPTSAAIGLHFYPIWEAASVDEWLYNGGPYELIVLHFLLGVACYMGREWELSFRLGMRPWIAVAYSAPVAAATAVFLIYPIGQGSFSDGMPLGISGTFNFMIVFQAEHNILMHPFHMLGVAGVFGGSLFSAMHGSLVTSSLIRETTENESANAGYKFGQEEETYNIVAAHGYFGRLIFQYASFNNSRSLHFFLAAWPVVGIWFTALGISTMAFNLNGFNFNQSVVDSQGRVINTWADIINRANLGMEVMHERNAHNFPLDLAAVEANSIDG
- the LOC131046949 gene encoding ATP synthase subunit beta, chloroplastic → MRTNPFILGVSALVEKKAGRIDQIIGPVLDVSFPPGNMPRIYNSLIVKDNDTTGQPISVTCEVQQLLGNNKVRAVAMSATDGLMRGMKVIDTGGPLSVPVGETTLGRIFNVLGEPVDDLGPVDALTRSPIHRSAPAFTQLDTRFSIFETGIKVVDLLAPYRRGGKIGLFGGAGVGKTVLIMELINNIAKAHGGVSVFGGVGERTREGNDLYKEMKESGVINEQNISESKVALVYGQMNEPPGARMRVGLTALTMAEYFRDVNKQDVLLFIDNIFRFVQAGSEVSALLGRMPSAVGYQPTLSTEMGSLQERITSTKEGSITSIQAVYVPADDLTDPAPATTFAHLDATTVLSRGLAAKGIYPAVDPLDSTSTMLQPSIVGEEHYETAQGVKQTLQRYKELQDIIAILGLDELSEDDRLIVARARKIERFLSQPFFVAEVFTGSPGKYVSLIETIRGFQMILSGELDVLPEQSFYLVGNIDEATAKAMNLKEI
- the LOC131047005 gene encoding ATP synthase epsilon chain, chloroplastic-like; the protein is MNLNLRVVTPNRVVWDSEVQEIILATNNGQMGVLPNHTALVTALDIGVMKIRLNAQWSTMALMGGFATIDNNEITLLVNNAERGIDIDLQEAQESFRLAAADRARAEGKRQAIEADVALKRARTRLEAADALLFR
- the LOC131047003 gene encoding ribulose bisphosphate carboxylase large chain, yielding MSPKTETKASVGFKAGVKDYRLTYYTPEYQTKDTDILAAFRVTPQPGVPPEEAGAAVAAESSTGTWTTVWTDGLTSLDRYKGRCYDIEPVPGEESQFIAYVAYPLDLFEEGSVTNLFTSIVGNVFGFKALRALRLEDLRIPPAYSKTFQGPPHGIQVERDKLNKYGRPLLGCTIKPKLGLSAKNYGRAVYECLRGGLDFTKDDENVNSQPFMRWRDRFCFCAEALYKAQAETGEIKGHYLNATAGTCEEMMKRAVFARELGVPIVMHDYLTGGFTANTSLAHYCRDNGLLLHIHRAMHAVIDRQRNHGMHFRVLAKALRMSGGDHIHAGTVVGKLEGEREVTLGFVDLLRDDFIEKDRSRGIYFTQDWVSMPGVLPVASGGIHVWHMPALTEIFGDDSVLQFGGGTLGHPWGNAPGAVANRVALEACVQARNEGRDLAREGNQVIREATKWSPELAAACEVWKEIKFEFDTIDRL